The window CGGCCTGATCGCGCATCGACTTGATGTCGATGCCGTCCCAGCCTTCCGGATCCGGAATCTGGGCGGCCTCGTCGGCGGTCAGTCCGAAGGTGTCCCGCGCCAGTTGATCGATCTCCGGGAACTCCCGCCGCGCCTCGGGATCGGCGAAGGCAGGCTTCATCAGGGCCCTGTGTTCAAGGTCGGCAAAGCCGGGCAGATCGATCAGGCGACGCAGGGTCACGTTCAGGACTCGGCGATATCGCGGAAATAGGGAACCACTTCGCCCTGCAGCTTGATGGTCATTGGATTGCCCTTGCGGTCGAGAGTCTTGCCGGCCGTGACCCGGACCCAGCCTTCGCTGACGCAATACTCGTCAACATTGGTCTTCTCGACCCCCTTGAAGCGGATGCCCACGCCGCGTTCGAGAAGCTCGGCATTGTAGAAGGGGCTGTCGGGATTGGTGGCCA of the Caulobacter henricii genome contains:
- a CDS encoding DUF3297 family protein; this translates as MSDTPPDRLATNPDSPFYNAELLERGVGIRFKGVEKTNVDEYCVSEGWVRVTAGKTLDRKGNPMTIKLQGEVVPYFRDIAES